A genome region from Nicotiana tabacum cultivar K326 chromosome 13, ASM71507v2, whole genome shotgun sequence includes the following:
- the LOC142168196 gene encoding uncharacterized protein LOC142168196 yields MHDGGGQRLPGHNRRWMTGIKSSKVQSIEALQADSKSIQSRSIGSGKKKKEDVSAVVPYYQTNPSHGSTSYSPNNHSPPSKMDIKEMIKYGYRPGTWLGAKSDGIIELIEHNGQKGRAGIGYQRTCFSRHVAENPVDGDYEPLTTYFLDEEVLFVREDIAELYPRWRMFFDGAGNFKGVGIGAVLISESGQHYPASTKIRFSCTNNMAEYEACIFGIRMAVDLNIKELLVIGDSNLLIHQVQGEWSTKNVKILSYLHCHLDKNYINPIKIEIKDQHAYCVHVNEEPDSKPWYHDIKKFLVTHEYLENASNGQKLALGRTIEPAASNGHRFILVAIDYLTKWVEASTYKVVTKHVVADFVWNNIVCRFGIPESIITNNAANLNSDLMREICEKFRIVHHNSIPYRPQMNGAVEAANKNIKRILRNIVDNHRQWLRKLPFAILGYQTIMRASIGATWYILVYGTESVIPAKVEIPS; encoded by the exons ATGCATGACGGTGGTGGACAGAGGCTGCCAGGGCACAACCGCCGTTGGATGACA GGCATAAAATCTAGTAAGGTGCAATCTATAGAAGCATTGCAAGCGGACAGCAAATCCATCCAGTCAAGATCAATTGGTAGcgggaagaaaaagaaagaagatgtctCAGCAGTTGTCCCCTACTACCAAACGAACCCATCTCATGGAAGCACCTCTTATTCCCCAAACAACCACTCACCACCATCCAAGATGGACATTAAGGAGATGATTAAATACGGATACAGGCCGGGAACATGGTTGGGAGCCAAATCAGATGGAATCATAGAGCTAATTGAACACAACGGGCAGAAAGGAAGGGCTGGCATA GGCTATCAAAGGACATGTTTTAGCCGCCACGTCGCTGAAAATCCAGTGGATGGGGATTACGAACCACTTACCACATATTTCCTTGATGAAGAAGTACTATTTGTCagggaagatattgcagaattaTACCCTAGATGGaggatgtttttcgatggagcaggaaacttcaaaggagttgggattGGGGCAGTTCTGATTTCGGAATCTGGACAACACTATCCAGCATCGACAAAGATAAGATTTtcttgtaccaataatatggcagagtatgaggcatgcatctTTGGAATCAGAATGGCAGTCGACTTGAACATCAAAGAACTTTTGGTCATAGGAGATTCCAATTTGCTGATCCACCAAGTCCAAGGAGAATGGTCAACTAAGAATGTCAAGATACTGTCGTACTTGCACTGC catcTAGACAAGAACTACATCAATcccatcaagatagaaatcaaggatcaacatgcttattgcgtCCATGTGAATGAAGAACCAGATAGTAAACCTTGGTATCACGACATCAAGAAGTTCCTTGTGACCCATGAGTACTTAGAAAATGCTAGTAATGGTCAAAAGCTAGCCCTCGGGAG GACCATAGAGCCTGCAGCATCAAATGGACATCgtttcattctggtagccatcgactatttgaccaaatgggttgaagcatctACTTACAAGGTCGTCACAAAGCATGTGGTGGCAGATTTTGTCTGGAACAACATCGTTTGCAGATTTGGGATACCAGAATCTATCATCACTAACAATGCCGCTAACCTCAATAGTGACCTCATGAGAGAAATCTGTGAGAAGTTCAGAATTGTCCACCATAATTCCATACCCTACAGACCACAAATGAATGGGGCAGTCGAGGCtgctaacaagaatatcaagaggattCTGCGAAATATAGTGGACAATCACAGACAATGGCTTAGGAAGTTACCTTTCGCTATATTAGGTTACCAGACTATCATGAGAGCATCTATTGGGGCAACGTGGTACATattggtatatggcaccgaaTCAGTGATACCTGCAAAAGTCGAAATACCTTCCTAA